One Pseudoalteromonas rubra genomic window, AAAGGTGCCTCTTTGTCCCCCAAAGTTGGCTTTGCTGTTCTGACGTAGTTCACGCAGCCAACCGAGTGAACGAACAGCGCATCTACAGACTCCCGGGTAACCCCTAACGGCCCTTAACCTTCCTAAAGTTATGAGCTTGTTTGCCGATATATGTCTAACTTTAAGTAACAAGGATAAGGTTATTTATGAAGCTACACTTTCACACTTACCCCAATCGGACAGATCACCTCTTTGACCGGCAAACCCGCAGTGCTCAGGAAGCACAGGATACAGATCACGCAGCGATTGCCGACTCAGGAACACCTATCACAGACGAGCACTTAAAAACATTGCTCCCGGAAATCCCGAACCGTCCAGCCTCGCCTTTCACTTACCCAAGACCCAGTGCTGAACGGTCTGACTATGTTGGCTTTAAGCGTTTTCATATTGTCAGCCAGCATAGCGCAGACACGGAACATGGTCAGCTGAGTAAAGAATATGCTTATGGCGACCTGAGCGACACAGACGACATCAATGCGTTTCTCGCCCAACTTGACCGTCTGTCACCCGAGCAAAGGAATAAACTCGAGCACATTAAACCCAGTAAATCTCTGCTATCCATCGCTGAACGGCTAGATGATGAAGCGCTGTCTCAACTTGCAGATATATTAATAGACGCTGGCAGTACCCCTATTTTTTCTGAACAAAGACGAAACCAGGTGCCAGACCAACTCGTCGACGCACTTGCGGCTTTGTCTGATGACGTGCTGGGAGATACCATTGCAACCCTTGCCAGTCTGCGCGAACAAGGTGCAAGCTATCAGGCCCCAACTTCACCGGTAAGTCTTGATGAGCATGGTCAGGAGCACCTGCTAATGGCCTCATATGACCGCGAGAAGTTCTGGAAACATAAGATCAATCAACCCGTGGAAGAGATTGAGCTGCTGCATACCTTCGGTGATTTACTGATCAGCGGTAAATTTAAAGGCGATGATCTCAGTACGCTGAATACCCACCTGCAACAAAGTACCTTTGAGCAAAGCCGCGGCATACTGGATATGGCCACAGTCATTAAACCTTTTGAGAAGCACAGCATGCTCGAGATGCTGGATGAAGCTGACAAAGACAGCGAACCGAACATTTTTGTTTACCTGAGTCAGCAAGTCGACCTGTCTGCCCACCGTCAATACTACCAGAGCGAGAACAACGATATGGTGGTACAACAGGATTTACCGCCGAGTGACTCTGATCGTGGCCGACTCTACTCTGATATTTTAACTGCTTATGATGAATACGGGCTGGGGTGGATCAATGATGCACTGGAACACGTGGCAGATACGCCGCCACAAATTCAACGGCAACTGTGGAGTCAACTGCTGGATGATGCTGCGCAATTTGAAGATCAGTTTATCCGCTCAGATGCGTTGGAAAGCTGGGCAAATCAGGCGATCACTCCAATTTTGCATGCATTTCATGATCAACAGATTGAGCGCATTCGCGAATTTAACAGTGAACGTGAAGTGCCTGATTACCTTGGTAACCTCACTTACTTTGGCAGTATGCGTCAAGCGACTATCTCAGCCACTGATACGACAGAGTCCATACAGAGTCGTGCCGTAAACAATAACCATTCTGGAGAAGAATAAAACTGGCGCAGGGAATGCGCTTTTTGTTATCCGGGCGCACGGTGCAAAGGTTGCAGCCAAATATAATTAGGATATGATACCGAACACTTAACCAAGCTCATTACACTAATAACTCACAGAGCATGATGTATGACCAAAAGATTTTTCACACTGGTACTGCTAGTAACGGTATTCGTTTCCCAGGCATGGGCCTCAACCTTTAAACTCGACAGACATAGAGTAGTTCTGGATCAGGACATGCGCCGGGGCGAACTGCGCATTTATAACACCTCTGATAGCCTGCAAAGCTACCGGATATCGCTTATCGACATGCAAATGGATAAAGAAGGCATATTGAAGTTTGCACAGCAATATGAGTTTTCTGCCAAGCCTTACTTGCGAGTCGGGCCACGTGTTGCCAAAGATGTTTTGCCCAAACAATTTCAGAAAGTTCGGCTAATGAAAAAAGGCAAAATCCCGGAAGGAGAGTTTCGTGCACACCTCATGGTTGAAGCACTCAGTGGTGATGACCCAACGGAGCAAAGTGGTGCTATTCAGGTTAAAGCCAATTACAAGGTTGTCATTCCCGTTTTCATCAAAAACACTTCCTCAGTCACTGAGCTGTCGATTGGCGACATTACATTCAGTAAAGATGCCAGCAATCTGATAGTCAGACTGAACAAACAAGGCCCGGGGCACACCAGTGCAAACCTGGTAGTCAAAGAGGCTGAAGAAGAGCTGTTTCGGGTGAATCAATTCAGCCTATACCCAGAGCTCAGTCAACGGGATATGACATTACCGATTGAATACAAAGAGGTTGCCAGTAAAAAATTGACAATTCAGCTCGAAGATGTGGAGTCTAAAGAACCACTAAAAACTCTCGACGTCACCATTACAGAGGACCTGCTGAAGTAATGGCTGTCGGCTTATTGACTGGATTATGGTTAGTTGCTTCTGCGCAAAGTGTCGATACATTGACATATCTGAAGCAACAACAACGCCAGGCTAGTCAATTTAATGGAGTCAGTATCAATTTATTGGCGCCCATGACGTTTCCCCAGCTAAAACAAACGCCCGCAACCTGGGATGGTGCTTTTTGTAAGGCCAATGGCAAAAAAAATAAAAAAGCCGTAAAAAAGTCACTTTGCCCTGGTTTAAGAGGCTACAAAGCAGAGTTTGAAATTAGCGGTGAGCCCAGAAGCTACGTGGACATACACGTTTTTGGCAATGAAACCAAACAGGGTCTTACCTTTACCGTACAGAATAAATCAGGAGGCTTTAGCAAGCGCGTAAGAATAAAAAAAAGTGGAGTTGGCACATTTAGTGCAGGAGGTATTATAACGCTCAGTAACGCTCATGAAACAGGCAGCGGAGAATACGCTTTCAGCTACACAGTTACTGCGCTATATCAATAATAATTAAGGAAATAAACAATGTTTAAAAAAGCCTCCAGCACACTTGCACTGTTAGTTATGAGTTTTGGTTCAGCCGCAGCGACTTATCAGGTTGATGTTAACCTGGTGGTTGAGCGCGCACCTCTGCAAATTGCACAAACATCCGCTATGAGCTTTCCTGAGCTTTTGGTAAACGAAGCGTCGAAAAACGGTGACTCTTGTTACGCCGTAGAAACGCCGCTACCAAACCCAATCGCATCAGCCCTGTGTAACGATGCCAACGTTGGCGGTAAACGTGCCACTTTTACCGTATCAGGCACGCCTCACGCACAAGTTGTCTACACATTTTCTGCACCCGATCAGACGCAAGATGGACTTCGCTTTACCATGACAGACATGACAGCAGGTGCTCAGCTTGATAACGCAGGTGAAGCCAGCGTCTCATTCGCAGCCAGCATTGTACTGGACGACAAAGACATCGCAATCAATGCACCTGGTACCAAATCATTTAGCTATGACTTTGTTGCAGCTTACCAGTAATATCACCAAGTTCCCTTAAAGGCCCGGCCCAGCCGGGCCTTTACCATGCAGTATCTATACGTTTTATTCTTTCTATTGTCATTTTATTGCTCGCACACTTCAGCCCGGGAAGTAGGCGATATTGCCGACTTTGTGTTTGCTGATCTGTATGTCGACCAGCAAAACTTTCCCGAAGGGGCAGAGTTAATCACCGACAACTACGAAGATTATTATTTATCCCAGAATAACCTCAATGCATTGCTCGTTAGCCACCTCACTATTGACCCGACAGGCAACCGCTTATCCGGTGAAATTTGGGGTGAACAAATCGATATTGAACTGGATGAAGCGCACTGGGTTACGTTAGATGGAGAGCCCCATATCCGGCTCGACGTGTTGTTGGCACTCGGGATTGAATCAGACTTTAATACGCGCACTCAGGTGCTGGTTTTTGACACCCGGGAAAGACACCCCAGTTCACAGGAAAAAAAACGCGAGGCTCGAAAAAATATCCTTGCTGCAATGCAGCGAAAACGCGCTAACCAGCTTGTTTTGAACGACCAGTATCAGTGGTACACAGCACCTTATGTCGATGTGCAACTGTCTGCATCGGATAGCAAACAAAATTCCAGTGCTTCAGCCTATGTTTCTGTTAATCAGGATCTAGCACACCATCAGGCGCAAATCATACTCACTGACTCTGACAACGATAAACGCAACGGGCGCTTCCAGCTCTCCCGTACTCTCACTGAACTGAGCGAATATCAGTTTGGCGACTTGCAAGGTCTCACAGGCGCACTGCTGCAAGCCGGCGGAAGCGGTTTAGGTGTGCAATATGGGGCGACGCACAGCAGCGCGAGCAAACCACTCATCATCCAGGGCTATGCAGAGCCTGGTAGTGACGTCGAGCTCTATCGCAATGATGTACTGTTTGATCTGGTGCGGGTAACAGCCAACGGTCAGTACCGTTTTCGACCGCTCCAGGTGTTTAACTCGAATCACAGTTATCACTTGATGATCCAATCACCAGACGGAAAACGCGTTCGCCGGGCAGTCTCCCATCAGGCGCATTCTGGCTATAAACCTGGGCAGTGGTATAGCAACTTAACAGCCTACACAACCAAAGCATCAATTCTTAAAAAAAGACGCTTTAACCCACAGGAAAAATACCTCAACTCGCAATTGAATTATGTTGTCAGTGCCCAGGACGAAATAAACCTTGGTGGTGAATGGCTGGAAAACACCCGCCAGAAAACATTCTTATGGTATCTGGGCTGGGAACGGGCAAATAGATCAACCGATGCCAAATGGAGCCTCAAAGCAGGCGGACATGAGCAGTTCCATTATGATCTGAAATGGCTGACCCCACTGAGTACCACACAAACTTTAAGCCTTGCGTCCCAGCGTGGTTATGGTCAGTTTGGTAAGGAAAACATCAATACGCTGAATTATGAACAGACATTCAATCGCTGGCAGCTTAGTTCAACTTTAGGCCTAAGCCAGATAAATCAATTACATTATAAATCTATTGATGGCTATCTCAGCTACCAGGCCGACTCAGGCAGTGTCAGCACAAATGTCAGCCAAATAAGAGGAGATGACGCGCATGAGCAGCAATACTCTATGATTGGTAGCCTGTTTGGCAATTGGGGCAGAGCGAGGTTTAACTGGAACAAGTCAACCGGCTTGTTTGAACAACATTCGCTGGCGCTGAGTTACGCCAATCAGTTCAGTGGCTATCACGGCTCTTTGCAACTGCGTCGCTCCTTCACTCAGCGTCGAAATACCACATCGTTTTCGTTGTCGAAAACCTTCGATGCGATGGCAGTCAATGCCAGTGCCACCTACCATGAAAGCAATGGCTGGCAATTTGGCTTGTCTTGCTCATTTTCATTTTACGGGTCAAGACCGCTTAGCACCATCAGCAGTCAAAGTGGTCGACAGAGCAGTTCCGTCAAGCTGCGCGCGTTTTACGATCGTAATAACAATCAACGATTTGATGAGCAAGACCAGTATTTACCTGATATTGCCGTGATGATGCATGGCAACAAGGTTGACACTGTCCCTCATCCACAAGCCAGAACAGTACTTCACCTACCCGCAAATCGTCCGGTGACACTGGAAGTAGAACACAATGAACTGGACGTTCTCTACTTACAACCTCAGTTTGGACTCATAGAGGCCGACCTGCATCCAGGTGCTCAGCCCATTGTTGACGTTCCGTTTCACCTGCAATTCGAAGCTGAGGGCATCATTTCCCTGCGTAATGCCGACGGCAAACTTGCGGACCTCACTGGCCGGGTGGCGCTGCAACTGACCCGAGAAACCAGCGGTGAACAAACCATCATCTACACAGAATCAGATGGCTTTTTCTTTTTTGACAAGTTAAAGCAGGGAAAGTATCACCTTGAAGTCTCTTCACACTATCTGGCCCAAAAGGCGCTTACCTGTGACCCTTGCCAGTTACGCTTTACGCTGGATGAAAACAGCGAACAGCTGGTCATACTGGATGATTTGACACTGTTTCCAACTCCTCCGGAGCAACCCAAAAGCTAACGCTTACGCCAGCTAAACTGACGCCGATAGGCACTGGGTGTCATACCTGTTTGTGCTTTAAAAAACTGATTAAAATAGGCTGCACTGAGAAAGCCGCATTGCTGTGCCACCACCCCGATAGGCCGATGCTCAGTAGCCAGTAAATGCTGTGCACGCTGACAGCGCAGCAGCGCGCAATACTGTGAAAAAGAACAGCCGAGCTCTTGCTGAAACCACCGCTTTAACGTCGCGGTGCTGACATTGATATGCGCTGCACACTGGGCCTGGCTGGGCGGATCATCAATCCGACGGGCAATGAAGGCCTGAACACGCGCTAACCGCTCTGAGATACGCGAATGAGCAAGCCGGATCCCTTTGGCTGGACAGGCGCGCAGCTCAGTCAGTATCTCACATAGCAAAGTCAACCGACCAACCGGACTTTTCGTATGAAGCGCAAGACACTGTTCACGCACCTGCTCAGCAGCATCCCGACTGAAGACCAGCCCACTTTCAATACGCTCAAGCCAGCCTTGCAAGTCTGCCAGCTCCGCAATGGCGCAGTCCAATAATGCCTTAGGCCATAACACCACCACGACCAGCTCAGCCATGTCATTGGGTGCCTGACTGTCCCAGGTATGGGGCACTCCGGGTGCAACCAACGCCAGATCAATGTCATCAAACTCATGAATGGCAGTGCCGATAAATCCGCTGCCTTGTGCTCCGATAGTCAGGATCAGCTCAAAGCAATCATGCTGATGCCACTCAAACATGACCTTTTGTTTTTCGATGTATTTAACTTGCACTGATTGATTCAGTGCAAATCGGATCGGTACGGGTTTTCCGGTATTAACAGTCAATTGGAGCCGATATATATAAATAATGAGCTAATAACTAAAATATTAAGTGGTTTGTTTGGCAAAGTAAATGCTCTCTAATGTACCTGGATGTAACGATGAATTTTGTTTTTGATTTAGATGGCACGACCGTATTCCATGCCCAGCGCATGCATGATGAAATCAAAGAGGGCCTGTTAGCACTGGAGCGTCAGGGTGGTCAGTTATACTTTGCCACAGCCCGGCCTCTGCGAGATACACTACCTGTATTGCCTGAATGCTTCTGGCATCACCCCATCATCGGCTGCAATGGTGCCATGTTCAGTCAAAATAAATCAGTGGTTAACGCACATTGCTTCGATCCAATGCAAATAACCACTGTGCTTAATTGGCTGGACAATCACGAGATTGCGTATTTATTTGACGGCCACTGGCAGTATGCCATCTCGGATAAGCCGCACCATTTTCATCAGCATGTGGCCGAACTCGGTATTCCGCCTGGCTGTAACCAGACTTTGAGGCATGAGCCCATAGTTAAATTACTGGTGCTGGAAGACCAACATCATGATCAAGTTAAGCATATGTGCGAACAGACATTGAGCCATTTTGAAGTCTACCACCACAATGGCCACCATTGCTTTGATTTGGTCCCTGAGCGCAGCAACAAGCTCACAGCACTGCTGGACCTTGGCCTGAATATGCAGCAAACCGTGTGTTTTGGTAACGATTTCAATGATATTGCAATGCTGGAAGCTGCCCGGCAAGCCTATGTTGTCGGCGAACAAATAACACCCAATTGCGACTATATTCAGTTAAAACAAGAAACTGTGGCATCGACCTTGATAAACTTGGCAAAAGAATTGAAGCATGATGGCCAGTTGTAAGTTCAGTTGAACTAACCGCTAAGCCATAAAAGGAGAGAAAATTCGCCGCTGCTGAGAGCGGCGAATAAAAGGTTAAGGCTGACTTGCAACCAGTACTCTGTCTAACAACACCGAGCTGCCAAGCTCTGCTCCATCATCAGACATATCCGAAGCATGTGCTGCCTGCATTAAACGCTCAAAGCTGCTCTGTACAGCACTTTGTTCGCTCACTGTAAACAACCTGCCTGCCACATCCTGAGGGGTTAACACCACCGAATCGGCAAACTGAAAATGCTCCAGTTGATGGGCGTCCTGCGACGTTTCGTCAAAATAGTTAAGAACCGTCACACTGCTTGTCGCAGACAACTCGATGATCAGATCCGACTCTGATTGTTTAAACTGGACGTCTGTAGAGCGCGCTGATTCAAATTTCAAAGTCTCTGAGCGGGATGCCGACTCATCAAAATTGTTGATCATTACATGCCCTGCCTGAGCACCGATCACATAGGTATCGTCACCACCGCCACCGATAAGGTAGTCATTTCCACCACCAGACATGATCCAGTCGTCTCCTTGCTTACCATCGATCATATCAGCACTTGAGCTGCCCAATAAGGTGTCATTGTTAGCCGCTCCCGAGAAGCGTGACCCAAACTGCGTTTCATCAGGCAAGTTATCATACTGAACGGAGCGCTGCCTGCTGGGGTTTGCCATGCCAAATGCAGAGAAGATCTGATCCGCAGAAATGCTCGAACCGTCCGAAAGCTGAATTTGCTCTACCACAAAATCACCGCCAAGGAACCAGTTTTTAACCGTTAACTTATCACCGCCAGAGCCGATATTTAGCACCAGGTTATCACCCGACTTTTGCAGACCACGTGCAACATCTGAAAAACTAATCCCTTGTAGCTCAATTACATCATCGCCACCATGGGTGTTGTCAATCACATCCTGACCATCACCTGCTCGGAATAAGTAACGGTCATGGCCTCGGCCACCTATCAAAACATCATTGCCTTTCCCACCCGACAGCGTGTCATTGCCAGAAAGCCCTTCAAGGATTTCATCCCCCTCGGTGCCGCTCAATGTATCGTTTCCGGCAGTCCCATAGGAAACCGGCGTTGCGGGTGCTTCCGGGTCCGGTAATGGCAAGCCAAAGGCATCATAAATTTGCCCCGCATCAAACATGCCACCGGTTTCGAACTGGAATAGCTCGACAATATTATGACCACTGGCAAAAAAGCCTTCTATCGTCAGTGTGTTCTCATTACTGCCGTTAATCCTTAGTACAAGATCATCCCCGGAACGGGTAAGGCCAGACGCCACATCCGAAAACGTAATGCCATTTCTGAATATGACGCTATCAACACCATGACTGTCTCGGATAACATCTTTGCCGCTGTCGTAGAGGTAATAGTCATCATCACGGCCACCCAATAAGATATCATCACCAGCACCGCCTACCAGATCATCCGAGCCTGCGCCGCCACTCAAGACATCATCACCATCGCTGCCAGTCAGGATATCCGAATTACCACCGAGGTTTTCCACTGAAGCGGTGTTGTCTGAGCCATTACTGTCACCGCCGCCAGATGGATCTCCAGTACCCGGGTCGACAACGACATTTTGCTCTATCTCACTACTGCTAAGCAATGTGCCATCTGCAAACTGTAACGCGTTGATTTTGTAATGCTCTGAACCCATAAACCAGTTTTTAACGGTTATAGTGTCGGCTTCACCTGCGATTTCAATCACCAGATCTTTATTCACTTGACGGAATACGAGATCTTCTTTTCGGATCCCCTCACCAAAGCGGATCACATCATGCGAGGCTTCAGATTGTGGGCTGGGCATGCGAGGATCCCATTCAGTAATCGTGTCCTGACCGTCACCCTTGTTGAAAATATAAGTATCATTTCCCAGGCTACCGAAAATTTCATCATTCCCTTTACCACCCTCAAAGGTGCCTGATACCCGATAAAAATCATGAAAGTAAGCCATTAATTTATCATCACCTTCTCCGCCTAGCAGGTGATTATCATCAAAAAAGCCAGCTCTCAGTTCGTCGTTACCGGTACCGCCATCCAGATAACCATTGCCCTCAATGAGATCGTTACCTGCACCACCGTATAGTTTAGAGTAAACCTGACCGTGAGAAATAATGGTGTCGTTGCCACCCAGGCCATGGATCTCAACGGCTGATTGAGATTTTCCATATAGCTGATCGTCACCTTCGGTGGCCGTATTCATCAACTGGAACAGATCTTCATAGGTCAATTTTTGGCCGTCAGAAAACTCTATTACTTCAACCGCTTTATAACTTTTTCCATCCCCCCAGAAGTAACCATCCAGAAATATCTGACTGCCATCTTCTTTCGCAATAATGGTCAGGTGATCTTGCTCTCTGACGAATCGCACATCAGCCAGGGTGATCCCATCTTCAAATACAATGCGGTCGTTTTGTGAACCAGACTCTTCAATAACATCCTGTCCCCAGTATTTAGAAAACAGGTAAGTATCTTCGCCTGATCCGCCTTGTAATATGTCGTCATCATATCCACCGTCTAGTCGGTCATTGCCGAAACCGCCAATCAGCTTATCCTGGCCTTCTCCTCCGACCAGGTAGTCATCATCCTTGCCACCATCCAGCGTATCGTTATCATAACCACCAAACAGCCTGTCAATACCCTCTCCTCCATTAAGAGTGTCATTGCCTCCTCCGCCGTATAATGTATCCCGGCCTTCGCCACCTTCAACCTGATCGTTTCCAAGCCCACCTGTCAGGTGGTCATTGCCTTGCAAACCCTGGATGGTATCGTCCCCTGCTCCACCCTCTATCAGATCCGGCTGAGTAAACCCGACAATCACATCATCAGATGCCGTAGATGCTAATATTTTGGCCTTGAGCTGTTCATAGGAAATCACTTCACCATTGGCAAAATGAAATTCATCAATATGTGCACTGATGCGCATAACACCGAATTCAGTCTCTGACGCAAAGAAACTTTCGACCAGCAGTGAGTCCTGACCATGTTCAATCAACAAGGAGTCATCAACACGCTTAAACACCATGTCGCTGAGCAATATGCCGTAGCCAAATGAAATGACATTGTGTGGATCATAGCGCCAATCAGCATTGATGAGATTGCCATTCTCATCAAGGTAGGTCTCAAAGCTCTCTGATGGTGCAAGTAACTTGTCTTGTCCCCACCCTTGCTCAAAGTAGAAGACATTATCACCCAAT contains:
- a CDS encoding DUF4402 domain-containing protein, whose translation is MFKKASSTLALLVMSFGSAAATYQVDVNLVVERAPLQIAQTSAMSFPELLVNEASKNGDSCYAVETPLPNPIASALCNDANVGGKRATFTVSGTPHAQVVYTFSAPDQTQDGLRFTMTDMTAGAQLDNAGEASVSFAASIVLDDKDIAINAPGTKSFSYDFVAAYQ
- a CDS encoding AraC family transcriptional regulator, which codes for MQVKYIEKQKVMFEWHQHDCFELILTIGAQGSGFIGTAIHEFDDIDLALVAPGVPHTWDSQAPNDMAELVVVVLWPKALLDCAIAELADLQGWLERIESGLVFSRDAAEQVREQCLALHTKSPVGRLTLLCEILTELRACPAKGIRLAHSRISERLARVQAFIARRIDDPPSQAQCAAHINVSTATLKRWFQQELGCSFSQYCALLRCQRAQHLLATEHRPIGVVAQQCGFLSAAYFNQFFKAQTGMTPSAYRRQFSWRKR
- a CDS encoding HAD-IIB family hydrolase, giving the protein MNFVFDLDGTTVFHAQRMHDEIKEGLLALERQGGQLYFATARPLRDTLPVLPECFWHHPIIGCNGAMFSQNKSVVNAHCFDPMQITTVLNWLDNHEIAYLFDGHWQYAISDKPHHFHQHVAELGIPPGCNQTLRHEPIVKLLVLEDQHHDQVKHMCEQTLSHFEVYHHNGHHCFDLVPERSNKLTALLDLGLNMQQTVCFGNDFNDIAMLEAARQAYVVGEQITPNCDYIQLKQETVASTLINLAKELKHDGQL